From the Lepidochelys kempii isolate rLepKem1 chromosome 2, rLepKem1.hap2, whole genome shotgun sequence genome, one window contains:
- the LOC140905807 gene encoding retinoic acid receptor responder protein 2-like: MKGLLVLGLGLVALAAASRLTLQERVVDLVLEAFHNRSVVQWMYKEQGVEEVTEREYPAGSFVRLRLRLQQTQCPNQPGSRQDCALKRRGRRQICLACVKFDSRSPSKVLDSHMHCRTETQHAVKEMETTRHEEKCRTVQETGEAPYHPGRLAFSRGLPS; this comes from the exons ATGAAGGGGCTGCTAGTTCTGGGCTTGGGCTTGGTGGCCCTGGCTGCGGCGAGCAGATTGACACTGCAGGAGAGGGTGGTGGACTTGGTGCTGGAGGCTTTTCACAACAGGAGCGTCGTGCAATGGATgtacaaggagcagggggtggaagAAGTCACTGAAAGA GAGTATCCGGCGGGGTCCTTTGTGCGGCTGCGGCTCCGGCTCCAGCAGACCCAGTGCCCGAACCAGCCGGGGAGCAGGCAGGACTGCGCCCTCAAACGCAGGGGG AGGAGGCAGATCTGCCTGGCTTGTGTCAAGTTTGACTCCCGCAGCCCAAGCAAGGTGCTGGATAGCCACATGCACTGCAGGACGGAGACGCAGCACGCTGTGAAG GAGATGGAGACGACGAGACATGAGGAGAAGTGCAGGACTGTGCAGGAGACGGGCGAAGCGCCCTACCATCCCGGCCGCTTGGCCTTCTCCAGAGGGCTGCCGTCCTAG